The Henckelia pumila isolate YLH828 unplaced genomic scaffold, ASM3356847v2 CTG_461:::fragment_3, whole genome shotgun sequence genome window below encodes:
- the LOC140871704 gene encoding probable metal-nicotianamine transporter YSL7: MEEELTKDIEGGEVHREEEDAAASMEKAFVETEVPSWRKQITIRSMVTSLLLSLVFNVIVCKLNLTTGVIPSLNVAAGLLGFAMVKTWTVLVEKCGLLKQPFTRQENTVIQTCIVASSGIAFSSGTASYLLAMTPKIAGAGSAAVNVKELSVGWMMGFLFVVSFVGLFSIVPLRKVMILKYKLSYPSGTATAYLINSFHTPKGAKLAKKQVWCLFKSFVGSFLFACFKWFFAASDGCGFDSFPTFGLQALNKRFNFDFSTTYIGVGMICPYMVNVSLLVGAILSWGVMWPLIQTKEGSWYKAGLKGSDIHGIQGYRVFIAISMMLGDGLFHVVYMVIVTVKNFIAQQSEQKNVNDSMEEEQQIGDYDENKRKEYFLKDQIPNAAAILGYVVLAALSIVLIPVIFHQLKWYHILVAYSVAPVLAFCNAYGCGLTDWSLASNYGKLAILIFSSWAGLEHGGIIAGLASCGVMMSIVSTASDLMQDFKTGYLTLSSPRSMFFGQVYGTALGCIMSPLVFWFFFKAYNVGDPSGSYPAPFATMYRAIATLGVEGFSSLPKHCLTLMIVFFVGAVVINVLIEILKKYDIKIYRFIPSPMCMAIPFYLGAYFAIDMCVGSLILFLWGRQNKKDAKDYGPAVASGLICGDSLWGIPGAILALSGVNSPMCMKFLSSSVNTKVDAFLQG, encoded by the exons ATGGAGGAAGAATTAACAAAAGACATCGAAGGCGGCGAGGTTCACCGTGAAGAGGAGGATGCGGCTGCGTCGATGGAGAAGGCCTTTGTGGAAACGGAGGTTCCGTCTTGGCGGAAACAGATAACGATCCGATCTATGGTGACGAGTCTGTTGTTGAGCCTCGTGTTCAATGTGATCGTGTGCAAGTTGAATCTGACGACGGGGGTTATACCTTCTCTGAACGTGGCGGCGGGGCTTCTCGGGTTTGCGATGGTGAAGACTTGGACTGTTTTGGTCGAAAAGTGCGGTCTTTTGAAGCAACCCTTTACCAGACAGGAGAATACTGTCATTCAAACTTGTATAGTTGCATCTTCTGGCATAGCTTTCAGCA GTGGGACTGCAAGTTATCTTCTTGCAATGACTCCTAAGATTGCCGGAGCCGGAAGCGCTGCGGTTAATGTGAAGGAACTCTCTGTTGGATGGATGATGGGATTCCTTTTTGTTGTTAGCTTTGTGGGTTTGTTCTCAATAGTACCTCTCAGAAAG GTGATGATCTTGAAGTACAAATTGTCATATCCAAGTGGAACTGCCACTGCATACCTTATCAACAGTTTTCACACTCCTAAAGGAGCCAAGCTTGCCAAGAAACAAGTGTGGTGCCTTTTCAAATCCTTTGTCGGTAGCTTTCTGTTCGCGTGTTTCAAGTGGTTCTTCGCTGCTAGTGATGGCTGCGGATTCGATAGCTTTCCTACGTTTGGTCTCCAAGCTTTGAACAAAAG GTTCaactttgatttctcaactacaTATATTGGTGTTGGTATGATCTGTCCTTACATGGTTAACGTATCGTTGCTCGTTGGCGCGATTCTTTCTTGGGGAGTGATGTGGCCGTTGATCCAAACCAAGGAAGGCAGCTGGTATAAGGCTGGTCTTAAAGGTAGCGATATTCATGGAATTCAAGGATACAGG GTCTTTATTGCTATTTCAATGATGCTTGGCGACGGCCTATTTCATGTAGTGTACATGGTGATAGTCACTGTAAAAAATTTCATTGCACAGCAATCAGAACAGAAAAATGTAAATGACAGCATGGAGGAAGAGCAGCAGATTGGAGACTATGACGAAAATAAGCGTAAAGAGTATTTCTTGAAAGATCAGATCCCAAATGCAGCTGCCATACTTGGATACGTAGTATTGGCGGCCTTATCAATCGTATTAATACCTGTGATATTTCATCAGTTAAAATGGTACCACATACTCGTAGCATACTCTGTAGCGCCAGTTCTAGCCTTCTGCAACGCCTACGGTTGCGGCCTAACAGACTGGTCTTTGGCCTCAAACTATGGAAAACTTGCAATCCTCATATTCAGCTCATGGGCCGGCTTAGAACACGGTGGGATCATCGCTGGTCTCGCCTCTTGCGGTGTGATGATGAGCATTGTGTCCACAGCTTCCGATCTGATGCAAGATTTCAAGACTGGATACTTAACTCTATCATCCCCTCGCTCTATGTTTTTCGGCCAAGTCTATGGCACAGCCCTCGGCTGCATCATGTCGCCTCTCGTGTTCTGGTTCTTCTTCAAAGCTTACAACGTAGGAGATCCTAGCGGCTCATACCCTGCTCCATTCGCCACTATGTATCGTGCCATTGCGACTTTAGGAGTGGAAGGCTTCTCCTCACTACCCAAACACTGCTTGACCCTGATGATTGTGTTCTTTGTCGGGGCTGTGGTGATCAATGTGCTTATCGAAatcttgaagaaatatgacaTAAAGATTTACAGGTTCATACCGAGCCCGATGTGCATGGCTATACCGTTCTATCTGGGGGCGTATTTCGCCATAGACATGTGTGTTGGAAGCTTGATTCTGTTCTTATGGGGCAGGCAGAATAAGAAGGATGCCAAGGATTACGGACCGGCAGTAGCCTCCGGTTTGATATGTGGGGATTCATTGTGGGGAATACCTGGTGCTATATTGGCTCTTTCTGGGGTTAATTCACCAATGTGCATGAAGTTCTTGTCTTCCTCAGTCAACACCAAGGTGGATGCTTTCCTTCAAGGTTGa
- the LOC140871352 gene encoding MAP3K epsilon protein kinase 1-like codes for MSRQMTSSAFHKSKTLDNKYMLGDEIGKGAYGRVYKGLDLENGDFVAIKQVSLENIAQEDLNTIMQEIDLLKNLNHKNIVKYLGSLKTKTHLHIILEYVENGSLANIIKPNKFGPFPESLVAVYIAQVLEGLVYLHEQGVIHRDIKGANILLTKEGLVKLADFGVATKLNEADLNTHSVVGTPYWMAPEVIEMSGVCAASDIWSVGCTVIELLTCVPPYYDLQPMPALFRIVQDEHPPIPDGISADLTDFLRQCFKKDARQRPDAKTLLSHPWIPNSRRALQTSLRHSETLRTIEDAGSGDSELSRGEQGHNAEISPAENEIKTGLLSSDRVGISMSSGNNISNVNHSEERPNSLEEDMIADYAPTFSIHEKSPLQASLNNLVDSHDAPLSDFAGRKKSNLDHQPEMLINGEFERPESTKKKAVANTVQGKGSSVNTEQDTLKFGQKSQDYSPRKAEKSSVISGGNELSRFSDSPGDASLDDLFHPLENLEDRGAEASTSTSSSHVKRGYAVSGSGKNDLATKLRDTIAQKQRENESAQANGGDLLRLMMGVLKEDVIDIDALGFEDKLPAENPFHLQAVEFSKLVSSLRPDEPEDVIVSVCQKLNTFFRQRPEQKIVFITQHGFLPLMELLEVPRTRVICSVLQVLNQIIKDNTDFQENACLVGLIPVVMGFAVPDRPREVRMEAAYFLQQLCQSSSLTLQMFIACRGIPILVGFLEADYAKYREMVHMAIDGMWQVFKLQKSTSRNDFCRIAGKNGILLRLINTLYSLNEATRLAAISSGGGFPPDGLAPRPRSGPLDSSNPSFVQIDPPYHIIDQPDHVKVKQGDHVSQIGAQEPSRVSISYSPDSKILPPDTDKPRSNIATVEASGAFKVPDSASLERGSAPVMRDHFPAISRDRESVDRWKNESSRAEVDVKPQRGANVASRISTDSAPKSFEAASNGLSVTAASQQENVRPLLSLLDKEPPSRHFSGQLEYVRHLSGMEKNESILPLLHASNDKKTNGLDFLMAEFAEVSGRGRENSNSDSLPRSSPKAANKKLGSLSSNVGSAATPGLASHAASGVLSGSGVLNARPGSATSSGLLSHVVSPWNVDVAREYLEKVADLLLEFATADTAVKSYMCSQSLLSRLFQMFNKIEPPILLKLLKCINHLSTDPHCLEHLQRADAIKYLIPNLDLKEGALVSQIHHEVLNALFNLCKINKRRQEQAAENGIIPHLMQFIMIDSPLKQYALPLLCDMAHASRNSREQLRAHGGLDVYLSLLEDELWSVTALDSIAICLAHDNENRKVEQALLKKDAVQKLVKFFQCCPEQHFLHILEPFLKMITKSSRINTTLAVNGLTPLLISRLDHPDAIARLNLLKLIKAVYEHHPRPKQLIVENDLPQKLQNLIEERRDGQSSGGQVLVKQMATSLLKALHINTVL; via the exons ATGTCTCGCCAAATGACGTCGTCCGCTTTCCACAAATCCAAAACCCTAGACAACAAATAT ATGCTTGGAGATGAGATTGGAAAAGGGGCGTATGGGAGAGTGTACAAGGGTTTGGATCTGGAGAATGGTGATTTCGTGGCAATCAAGCAAGTCTCGCTCGAGAACATTGCTCAAGAGGATCTTAACACTATCATG CAAGAGATTGATCTTCTCAAG AACCTGAATCATAAAAATATTGTGAAATATCTTGGGTCTTTGAAGACAAAGACCCACCTTCACATAATATTAGA GTACGTGGAGAACGGTTCGCTTGCAAACATCATTAAGCCGAATAAATTTGGGCCTTTCCCAGAGTCTTTGGTGGCTGTATACATAGCCCAG GTATTGGAAGGTCTGGTATATCTACATGAACAAGGAGTAATTCATCGGGATATCAAGGGAGCTAACATATTATTAACAAAAGAG GGTCTTGTGAAACTTGCAGATTTTGGGGTGGCAACCAAACTAAATGAAGCTGATCTTAATACTCATTCGGTTGTTGGAACACCATATTGGATGGCCCCTGAG GTCATTGAAATGTCAGGAGTTTGTGCTGCTTCTGACATTTGGAGCGTCGGCTGCACTGTCATTGAGCTTCTCACATGTGTACCACCATATTATGATCTTCAGCCTATGCCCGCCCTATTTAGAATTGTGCAG GATGAGCATCCTCCAATTCCGGATGGTATATCTGCAGATTTGACCGATTTCCTACGTCAGTGCTTTAAGAAG GATGCTAGACAGAGGCCTGATGCGAAGACATTACTCTCACACCCTTGGATACCAAATTCAAGGCGTGCTCTGCAGACCTCTCTGCGTCATAGTGAAACATTAAG AACCATCGAGGACGCTGGATCTGGGGATTCTGAATTAAGTAGAGGCGAACAGGGGCATAATGCTGAAATCTCTCCTGCTGAGAAT GAAATCAAGACAGGGTTGCTATCATCTGATCGTGTGGGAATCAGCATGTCTTCTGGGAACAATATATCTAATGTTAATCACTCTGAGGAAAGGCCAAATAGCCTGGAGGAAGATATGATTGCAGATTATGCTCCCACATTTTCTATTCACGAGAAATCACCATTACAAGCCAGTTTAAATAACCTGGTAGACAGTCATGATGCACCGCTTTCTGATTTCGCGGGACGTAAGAAATCCAACCTGGATCACCAGCCTGAAATGTTGATCAATGGTGAATTTGAACGGCCTGAGTCTACAAAGAAAAAAGCAGTTGCTAACACCGTTCAAGGAAAGGGCAGTTCGGTCAATACAGAGCAGGACACACTAAAATTTGGCCAAAAGAGCCAAGATTATAGTCCTCGGAAG GCTGAGAAGTCATCAGTAATCTCAGGAGGAAATGAGCTGAGCAGATTCAGTGACAGTCCTGGTGATGCTTCTTTGGATGACTTATTTCATCCATTAGAGAACCTTGAGGATCGGGGAGCTGAAGCCTCTACTTCTACATCCTCCTCACATGTTAAACGAGGTTATGCAGTCTCTGGCAGCGGAAAGAATGATCTGGCCACAAAGTTAAGGGATACAATTGCTCAAAAACAAAGGGAAAATGAATCTGCACAGGCAAATGGCGGCGACCTACTGCGTCTAATGATGGGTGTCTTGAAGGAAGATGTAATTGACATTGATGCTCTG GGGTTTGAAGATAAATTACCTGCAGAAAATCCTTTTCACCTTCAG GCTGTCGAATTTAGCAAACTGGTGTCGTCCTTGAGACCAGATGAACCAGAAGATGTGATAGTATCTGTTTGTCAGAAGTTGAACACCTTTTTTCGTCAACGACCTGAACAGAAAATAGTATTCATCACACAGCATGGTTTTCTTCCTCTAATGGAACTCCTAGAGGTTCCCAGAACTCGT GTCATATGTTCAGTGCTTCAAGTTCtgaatcaaataatcaaagacaACACTGATTTTCAGGAGAATGCGTGCCTAGTTGGGCTT ATTCCTGTTGTGATGGGTTTTGCTGTGCCTGATCGTCCTCGAGAAGTTCGCATGGAAGCAGCATACTTTCTGCAGCAACTATGTCAATCGAG CTCTTTGACACTGCAGATGTTTATTGCTTGTCGTGGTATACCCATCCTGGTGGGCTTTTTGGAGGCCGATTATGCAAAATATAG AGAAATGGTTCACATGGCTATTGATGGTATGTGGCAGGTTTTCAAGCTTCAAAAGTCCACCTCTAGAAATGATTTCTGTCGTATAGCCGGAAAGAATGGGATATTACTCAGGCTTATTAACACTCTGTATAGTCTGAATGAGGCAACTCGTCTAGCTGCCATATCCAGCGGAGGTGGATTTCCTCCAGACGGTTTAGCTCCAAGACCGAGGTCTGGTCCGCTGGATTCTAGCAATCCTTCGTTTGTGCAGATCGATCCACCTTATCATATTATTGACCAGCCTGATCATGTTAAAGTTAAGCAAGGAGATCATGTATCACAAATTGGAGCACAAGAACCTTCACGAGTTTCAATATCGTATTCGCctgattcaaaaattttacctCCAGATACTGACAAACCTAGATCAAATATTGCCACTGTGGAGGCCTCAGGTGCTTTTAAAGTGCCAGATTCTGCATCATTGGAAAGAGGATCTGCACCTGTAATGAGAGATCACTTTCCAGCAATTTCAAGAGATCGGGAAAGTGTAGATCGGTGGAAGAATGAATCTTCCAGAGCTGAAGTTGATGTAAAGCCGCAAAGAGGTGCGAATGTAGCAAGTAGAATATCCACGGATAGTGCCCCAAAATCTTTTGAAGCAGCATCTAATGGATTGTCTGTTACTGCTGCTAGCCAGCAAGAAAATGTTCGTCCCcttttgagtttattggataaGGAACCACCATCTCGCCACTTCTCAGGTCAGCTAGAGTATGTGCGGCATCTCAGTGGTATGGAGAAAAACGAAAGCATACTACCACTATTACACGCATCCAACGACAAGAAGACAAACGGACTTGATTTTTTGATGGCTGAATTTGCAG AGGTTTCTGGACGCGGAAGGGAAAATTCTAATTCTGATTCACTGCCAAGAAGTTCGCCAAAAGCTGCAAATAAGAAGCTAGGATCTTTATCATCTAATGTAGGAAGTGCTGCTACTCCAGGCCTTGCATCCCATGCAGCATCTGGCGTGCTGTCTGGTTCTGGAGTATTGAATGCTAGACCGGGGAGTGCGACATCATCTGGGTTACTTTCTCATGTGGTATCTCCATGGAATGTTGATGTTGCCCGGGAATATCTTGAGAAGGTTGCTGACCTTCTACTTGAGTTTGCCACAGCAGACACTGCTGTCAAATCTTACATGTGCAGCCAAAGTTTGCTCAGTCGTCTTTTTCAGATGTTCAATAAGATAGAACCCCCAATTTTGCTAAAG TTGTTGAAGTGTATTAATCATCTGTCAACCGATCCACACTGCTTAGAGCATCTTCAGCGAGCGGATGCAATCAAATATTTAATCCCAAACCTTGATCTCAAAGAAGGTGCTCTTGTGTCACAGATACATCATGAg GTACTTAATGCGCTATTTAACCTCTGCAAAATTAACAAGAGAAGACAGGAGCAGGCGGCAGAAAATGGAATCATTCCACATTTAATGCAATTTATTATGATAGATTCCCCTTTGAAACAGTATGCATTACCCCTTTTATGTGATATGGCACATGCTTCACGTAATTCAAGGGAGCAATTACGAGCTCATGGAGGATTGGATGTGTACTTAAGCCTTCTTGAAGACGAACTCTGGTCTGTGACTGCCTTAGATTCAATTGCCATATGCTTGGCCCATGACAATGAAAACAGGAAAGTGGAACAAGCTTTACTAAAAAAGGATGCAGTGCAGAAACTAGTCAAATTCTTCCAGTGCTGCCCGGAGCAGCACTTCTTGCACATATTGGAACCATTCTTGAAAATGATCAC GAAATCGTCTCGAATAAATACTACTCTTGCAGTTAATGGCTTAACTCCTCTCTTAATTTCTAGACTCGACCATCCGGATGCAATAGCTCGTCTGAATTTACTTAAATTGATTAAG gCTGTATACGAGCATCATCCTCGTCCAAAGCAACTGATAGTCGAGAACGATCTGCCTCAGAAGCTTCAAAATTTGATCGAGGAGCGACGAGACGGGCAAAGCTCGGGAGGGCAAGTGTTGGTAAAACAAATGGCTACTTCACTTCTTAAAGCACTTCATATCAACACGGTTTTGTAA